In Dolichospermum flos-aquae CCAP 1403/13F, the following proteins share a genomic window:
- the pstC gene encoding phosphate ABC transporter permease subunit PstC, whose product MSINFPETPLVTKNRSEIDRNLDRSFIWLTRIFALAIAGILLWITLQVAIAASPAIQKFGINFLITSNWNPVNDEYGVLPAIYGTLMSSLIGLVLAVPIGVGTAILLSEDFLPSQVKLVLVFLVELLAAIPSVVYGVWGIFVLIPILTDLGKWLHRYWGWLPIFSTSPTGPGMLPAGVILAIMTLPIITAISRDALISVPSGLRQAALAIGATRWETIFQVIIPAAFSGIVSAVMLALGRAMGETMAVTMLIGNANNINISFLAPSNTISSLLANQFAEANGLQVAALMYAALILFLLTMIVNILAEFIVARVQRL is encoded by the coding sequence ATGTCCATAAATTTTCCAGAAACCCCATTAGTAACGAAAAATCGCTCGGAAATAGACAGAAATCTAGATCGGAGCTTTATTTGGTTAACTCGAATTTTTGCCCTAGCAATTGCTGGGATTTTATTATGGATTACCTTGCAAGTTGCTATTGCGGCCAGTCCAGCTATCCAAAAATTCGGGATTAATTTCTTAATCACCAGCAATTGGAACCCTGTTAATGATGAATATGGGGTATTACCTGCGATTTATGGGACTCTCATGAGTTCTTTAATCGGACTAGTTTTAGCAGTTCCGATTGGTGTGGGGACGGCGATTTTATTGAGTGAGGATTTTTTGCCATCCCAGGTAAAATTGGTACTGGTATTTTTAGTAGAATTATTAGCTGCCATTCCCAGTGTTGTCTACGGAGTCTGGGGAATTTTTGTTTTAATCCCGATTTTAACTGATTTGGGCAAATGGCTGCATCGTTATTGGGGCTGGCTACCTATTTTTAGTACCTCACCTACAGGGCCAGGAATGTTACCTGCGGGAGTGATCTTAGCAATTATGACTTTGCCAATTATCACCGCTATTTCTCGTGATGCTTTGATTTCTGTACCTTCGGGTTTACGTCAAGCTGCCTTGGCAATCGGTGCAACCCGTTGGGAAACAATTTTTCAAGTTATTATCCCCGCTGCTTTTTCTGGCATTGTCAGTGCGGTGATGTTGGCACTTGGTAGAGCCATGGGTGAAACAATGGCTGTGACAATGTTAATTGGTAATGCCAATAATATTAACATCTCTTTCTTAGCACCATCTAATACAATTTCTTCCCTACTAGCAAATCAATTTGCTGAAGCTAATGGGTTACAAGTTGCTGCTTTAATGTATGCAGCTTTAATCCTATTTCTATTGACGATGATAGTCAATATTCTGGCAGAGTTTATTGTGGCGCGAGTCCAGAGACTATAG
- the pstB gene encoding phosphate ABC transporter ATP-binding protein PstB has translation MATTISTINGAESVLRTEDLNIYYGNFLAVQNVWLDIPKNRVTAFIGPSGCGKSTLLRCYNRLNDLIASFRAEGKVYFYDKNLYAPNIDPVEVRRRIGMVFQRPNPFPKSIYENIAFGARINGYRGDMNELVERSLRQAALWDEVKDKLRQNGLSLSGGQQQRLCIARAIAVQPEVILMDEPCSALDPISTSRVEELIHELKEQYTIVIVTHNMQQASRVSDKTAFFNVRASESGGRAGYLVEYNSTELIFSNPQQEDTKAYISGKFG, from the coding sequence ATGGCTACTACAATTAGCACGATTAATGGGGCTGAATCGGTTTTACGCACAGAAGATCTCAATATCTACTACGGCAATTTTTTGGCTGTACAGAATGTTTGGCTAGATATTCCTAAAAATCGGGTGACGGCTTTTATCGGACCATCCGGCTGCGGTAAAAGTACATTATTGCGATGTTATAACCGTCTAAATGATTTAATCGCATCATTTAGAGCCGAAGGTAAAGTTTATTTCTATGATAAAAATCTCTATGCACCCAATATTGATCCCGTAGAGGTGCGGAGACGTATTGGTATGGTGTTTCAAAGACCCAATCCATTTCCCAAGTCAATTTATGAAAATATTGCTTTTGGGGCCAGAATTAATGGCTACAGGGGTGATATGAATGAATTAGTAGAACGGAGTTTGCGACAAGCGGCTTTGTGGGATGAAGTCAAGGATAAATTGCGCCAAAATGGTTTATCTTTATCCGGTGGACAACAACAACGTTTATGTATTGCCCGAGCGATCGCTGTCCAACCAGAAGTTATCCTCATGGATGAACCATGTTCTGCTCTTGATCCTATTTCTACCTCGCGGGTTGAAGAACTAATTCATGAACTTAAAGAGCAATATACCATCGTCATAGTCACTCACAATATGCAGCAAGCATCACGAGTATCTGATAAAACGGCGTTTTTTAATGTCAGAGCCTCAGAATCAGGTGGACGGGCTGGGTATTTAGTAGAGTACAATTCGACAGAGCTAATTTTCAGCAACCCTCAACAGGAAGATACCAAAGCTTACATTAGCGGTAA
- the pstA gene encoding phosphate ABC transporter permease PstA, protein MTSSFEQRSLTRSPSSPRTLLNTAMTGLAFICGALALVPLLAVLYYVVIRGFSSLNLNIFTQLPPPPFGKNGGFGNAIVGTILMVGIAAVISVPFGVLAAIYLNEFSSQKIARWIRFATNVLSGVPSIIAGVFAYGIVVLTLVNLNLGSYSALGGGFALAILMLPIIVKTTDEALQLVSQDLRQASVGLGASNLQTVILVVLPAALPTIVTGSTLAIARAAGETAPLIFTALFSAFWPDSILKPTASLAVLVYNFATSPFPTWQSLAWAASLILVMMVLITSIITRWVTKQKV, encoded by the coding sequence ATGACTTCTTCTTTTGAGCAAAGAAGCCTGACTCGTTCTCCTTCCTCTCCTCGGACATTGTTGAATACAGCAATGACTGGATTAGCTTTTATCTGTGGAGCATTGGCACTAGTCCCCTTGTTGGCAGTGCTTTATTATGTAGTAATTAGAGGGTTTAGTAGTTTAAATCTCAATATTTTTACGCAGTTACCACCGCCGCCTTTTGGCAAAAATGGCGGTTTTGGTAATGCCATTGTTGGCACAATTCTCATGGTCGGGATTGCCGCTGTCATTAGTGTTCCCTTTGGTGTATTGGCCGCAATTTATTTAAATGAGTTTAGTTCCCAAAAGATTGCTAGATGGATACGTTTTGCTACTAACGTCCTCAGTGGTGTTCCTTCTATTATTGCTGGGGTATTTGCCTATGGAATTGTGGTTTTGACCTTAGTAAACCTGAATTTAGGCTCTTACTCAGCCCTGGGGGGTGGATTTGCCTTAGCAATTTTGATGTTACCTATTATTGTAAAAACTACAGACGAAGCTTTGCAATTAGTATCTCAAGATTTGCGGCAAGCGTCTGTTGGATTAGGTGCAAGTAATTTGCAAACTGTGATCCTGGTGGTATTGCCGGCTGCATTACCAACAATTGTCACTGGTTCTACTTTGGCGATCGCTCGGGCTGCTGGAGAAACAGCACCATTAATATTTACGGCTCTTTTTTCTGCTTTTTGGCCGGATAGCATTCTCAAACCTACTGCTTCTCTCGCGGTTTTAGTCTACAACTTTGCTACTTCTCCCTTCCCAACTTGGCAATCTCTAGCTTGGGCTGCGTCTTTAATCCTCGTAATGATGGTTTTAATTACTAGTATTATTACTCGCTGGGTGACTAAACAAAAGGTTTAG